A DNA window from Gemmatimonadota bacterium contains the following coding sequences:
- a CDS encoding beta-lactamase family protein, translating into MIRAFMQAAIPIINAGNRANTAVILIRRGAIGAEFYSASRDSIDRNSVFATASLSKWITAHAVMKLVEQGKLELDRPVEGYLTRWHLPSTAFDSREVTARRLLSHTAGLTDGLGFGDYRRDEALPTLEEALAAPRASSGRPSRPSPWGSSQALSFGTRAVATCCSSCWWKNSRESGSTPSSLARCSTPSA; encoded by the coding sequence ATGATCCGCGCCTTCATGCAAGCCGCCATCCCCATCATCAACGCGGGGAATCGTGCCAACACTGCCGTCATCCTGATCAGGAGAGGCGCCATCGGCGCTGAGTTCTATTCCGCGAGTCGCGACTCCATCGACCGAAATAGCGTCTTCGCCACCGCGTCCTTGAGCAAGTGGATCACGGCACATGCCGTCATGAAGCTGGTGGAGCAAGGCAAGCTGGAGCTCGATCGACCGGTTGAGGGCTACCTCACGCGATGGCACCTTCCATCGACCGCGTTCGATTCGCGTGAAGTCACCGCGCGGCGACTTCTCAGTCACACGGCCGGGCTGACCGATGGCCTTGGCTTCGGGGACTATCGACGAGACGAGGCCCTTCCAACATTGGAGGAGGCGCTGGCCGCGCCTCGGGCATCCAGCGGCCGCCCTTCTCGCCCATCGCCGTGGGGATCCAGCCAGGCTCTCAGTTTCGGTACTCGGGCGGTGGCTACTTGCTGCTCGAGCTGCTGGTGGAAGAACTCTCGGGAGAGCGGTTCGACACCTTCGTCACTCGCGAGGTGCTCCACCCCCTCGGCATGA
- a CDS encoding beta-lactamase family protein produces MTHGRRSPGFPLSWFAILAFTLVAPWTTSADAQTRAATKNPLAGFDQYVMAAMKQWKVPGLAIAAVRGDSVIMLKGYGVRTVGGTDSVNAQTMFAIGSSSKAFTAATLEMLADEGRVRFDNRVTEYLPWFEMYDPWVTREITVRDLLLHRSGMSRGDNIWYATTNSREDIVRSIRRLAPTTSFRSHFQYQNLMYITAGEVAHAVTGQSWDDLIKSRIFAPLRMTSSNTSVRELTGNPNVATPHAELGGVVTAIPYRNIDNAGAAGSINSNAADMAQWLRLWINNGSFEGKRLLSDAMVREATAPQFTVDDPDMIARLMSPRFLGLRLRFVEDFAASAG; encoded by the coding sequence ATGACGCACGGACGACGCTCACCCGGCTTTCCCCTCTCGTGGTTTGCCATTCTCGCGTTCACCCTCGTCGCGCCGTGGACCACGTCGGCGGACGCCCAGACGCGCGCCGCCACGAAGAACCCGCTGGCCGGATTCGACCAGTACGTCATGGCGGCGATGAAGCAGTGGAAGGTGCCGGGGCTCGCGATTGCGGCTGTCCGGGGCGACTCGGTGATCATGCTCAAGGGCTACGGCGTCCGCACGGTCGGCGGGACCGACTCGGTGAACGCCCAGACGATGTTCGCGATCGGCTCCTCCTCGAAGGCCTTCACCGCCGCAACGCTCGAGATGCTCGCCGACGAGGGGAGAGTCCGCTTCGACAATCGCGTGACCGAGTACCTCCCGTGGTTCGAGATGTACGACCCGTGGGTCACGCGCGAGATCACGGTGCGCGATCTCCTGCTGCATCGCAGCGGGATGAGCCGCGGAGACAACATCTGGTATGCCACCACGAACAGCCGGGAGGACATCGTCCGGTCGATCCGACGACTCGCGCCGACCACCAGCTTTCGCTCGCACTTCCAGTACCAGAACCTGATGTACATCACCGCCGGTGAAGTGGCGCACGCGGTGACGGGACAGAGCTGGGACGACCTGATCAAGTCCCGGATCTTCGCTCCCCTCCGCATGACGTCGTCCAACACGTCGGTGCGGGAGCTGACAGGCAATCCGAACGTCGCCACCCCACACGCGGAACTCGGCGGTGTGGTCACGGCGATCCCGTATCGGAACATCGACAACGCGGGGGCAGCCGGGTCGATCAACTCCAACGCTGCCGACATGGCACAGTGGCTCCGCTTGTGGATCAACAACGGCTCCTTCGAGGGGAAGCGATTGCTGAGCGACGCGATGGTGCGCGAGGCGACGGCCCCGCAGTTCACCGTCGATGATCCAGACATGATCGCCCGCCTGATGTCGCCCCGCTTTCTTGGGTTACGGCTTCGGTTTGTCGAGGACTTCGCGGCCAGCGCTGGGTGA
- a CDS encoding VOC family protein → MFNDQLDAAIAFYTATFPDSEVRNVARTGTDGPIVSAEFVVGGQVFMGCNGGPYFAFSEGFSLYVDCEDQAGVEKVKAVMDAMMTMVKLDVAALERAYDEA, encoded by the coding sequence ATGTTCAACGATCAGCTCGACGCGGCGATCGCGTTCTACACCGCCACCTTTCCTGACTCTGAAGTGCGGAACGTCGCCCGCACCGGCACGGATGGGCCGATCGTCTCTGCCGAGTTCGTTGTTGGCGGTCAAGTCTTCATGGGCTGCAACGGAGGTCCGTACTTCGCGTTCTCCGAAGGCTTCTCGCTGTATGTTGACTGCGAAGATCAGGCCGGAGTCGAGAAGGTGAAGGCCGTGATGGACGCCATGATGACGATGGTGAAGCTCGACGTGGCGGCGCTCGAGCGGGCCTACGATGAGGCGTAG
- a CDS encoding DUF3471 domain-containing protein: MVILTNMNQSDVTLPLMANAFDRLLGISPAKDYNAEYYAAEQADQARRRAAAKPPVKVEGTKPSLPLEAYAGTYTDSFMGTATVRLDGGKLFIKYDKSAIVGELEHFHFDSFVATMNDAIMGKMPVTFKIGTSGKVVAMQFPLASADWVKR, translated from the coding sequence ATGGTCATCCTCACCAACATGAACCAGTCCGACGTCACCCTCCCGTTGATGGCCAACGCCTTCGATCGGCTCCTGGGGATATCCCCAGCCAAGGACTACAACGCCGAGTACTACGCGGCCGAGCAGGCCGACCAGGCGCGGCGTCGGGCCGCCGCGAAGCCTCCGGTCAAGGTCGAGGGGACCAAGCCGTCGCTTCCGCTCGAGGCATACGCCGGGACCTACACGGACAGCTTCATGGGAACGGCCACCGTACGGTTGGACGGCGGGAAGCTCTTCATCAAGTACGACAAGAGCGCGATCGTCGGTGAGCTCGAGCATTTCCACTTCGACTCATTTGTCGCGACGATGAACGATGCGATCATGGGGAAGATGCCGGTGACCTTCAAGATCGGCACCAGCGGCAAGGTCGTCGCGATGCAGTTCCCGCTGGCCTCCGCCGACTGGGTCAAGCGGTAG